In Opitutaceae bacterium TAV5, one genomic interval encodes:
- a CDS encoding chemotaxis protein CheC — protein sequence MPAIQDINETIFQETITRAVQEVFRTMVGHAAELAGTAEDRRLKSLSIHGPQVVGTVGFIGDINGLIYLYLDAAFARKVSASLLGMTPEEIDDAGDEVVNDAIGELTNMTVGTFKNQLCDRGYPCRLTIPSILRGSNFSIEPISSTTRRVYRFTIDGHLLVADLLMKPAGDAGNDADI from the coding sequence ATGCCCGCCATCCAGGATATCAACGAAACCATTTTTCAGGAAACGATCACGCGCGCCGTCCAGGAGGTTTTCAGAACCATGGTCGGACACGCCGCCGAACTCGCCGGCACGGCGGAGGATCGCCGGCTCAAGTCCCTGTCCATTCACGGGCCCCAGGTGGTCGGCACCGTCGGCTTCATCGGCGATATCAACGGCCTCATCTACCTCTATCTCGACGCCGCCTTCGCGCGCAAGGTCTCCGCCAGCCTTCTCGGCATGACGCCCGAGGAGATCGACGACGCCGGCGACGAGGTCGTCAACGATGCCATCGGCGAGCTCACCAACATGACCGTTGGCACCTTCAAGAACCAGCTCTGCGACCGCGGCTATCCCTGCCGCCTCACCATCCCCTCCATCCTGCGCGGCAGCAATTTTTCCATCGAGCCCATCAGCTCCACCACCCGCCGCGTCTACCGCTTCACCATCGACGGACATCTCCTCGTTGCCGACCTCCTCATGAAACCGGCCGGAGACGCCGGCAACGACGCCGACATCTGA
- a CDS encoding histidine kinase: MRYKILTVDDSRTVRIIVKKAFRPWDCEIVEAANGIDGLALAAGDRPDLILLDVTMPVMDGVEMLTKLKSDPALKTIPVVMLTAEGGRENVLRIAKIGVRDYIVKPFKEELLVQKVGRIIDLQPATGSPARSRTILDPAAILVVEDKPAIVRQIADGLKHTPWQVTGVDTTAAAIDFCARTVPDLAMISLSLPDDAAFTLFRVIRANPRTRNTPVFGLVVKTDALAQQQALQTGFTALATKPLDMREVETRVARALNLDTSHRYFSIEQNLLVMRLPENTGQGVVNEVSRYLKDKIADAVDTGVSKAVFDLKQLRHLDMTVIKLLLQAMETCNQLALRFSLVGNPAITAECEDFEDTRNWHFFDSLEAALASVTDTTSAASQPVSS, from the coding sequence ATGCGCTACAAGATCCTCACCGTGGACGATTCCCGCACCGTCCGCATCATCGTCAAAAAAGCGTTCCGTCCCTGGGATTGTGAAATCGTCGAAGCCGCCAACGGCATCGACGGACTCGCCCTCGCCGCCGGCGACCGGCCCGATCTCATCCTGCTCGATGTGACCATGCCTGTCATGGACGGCGTGGAAATGCTCACGAAGCTCAAGTCCGACCCCGCGCTGAAGACCATCCCCGTTGTCATGCTCACCGCCGAAGGCGGCCGCGAGAATGTCCTCCGGATCGCAAAGATCGGCGTGCGCGACTACATCGTAAAACCCTTCAAGGAAGAGCTGCTCGTGCAGAAGGTCGGCCGCATCATCGATCTTCAGCCCGCCACCGGTTCGCCCGCCCGCTCCCGCACCATTCTCGATCCCGCCGCCATCCTCGTCGTCGAGGACAAGCCCGCCATCGTCCGGCAGATCGCCGACGGCCTGAAACACACGCCCTGGCAGGTGACCGGCGTCGACACCACCGCCGCCGCCATCGACTTCTGCGCCCGCACCGTGCCCGACCTCGCCATGATCTCGCTGTCGCTTCCCGACGACGCCGCGTTCACCCTCTTCCGCGTCATCCGCGCCAATCCCCGCACCCGCAACACCCCCGTCTTCGGCCTCGTCGTGAAGACCGACGCCCTCGCACAGCAGCAGGCCCTGCAAACCGGCTTCACCGCGCTCGCCACCAAACCGCTCGACATGCGCGAAGTCGAGACCCGCGTCGCCCGCGCCCTCAATCTCGACACCTCCCACCGCTATTTCTCCATCGAACAAAACCTCCTCGTCATGCGCTTGCCCGAAAACACCGGCCAGGGCGTCGTCAACGAGGTGTCACGGTATCTCAAGGACAAGATCGCCGACGCCGTCGATACCGGCGTCAGCAAGGCCGTCTTCGACCTCAAGCAGCTCCGGCATCTCGACATGACCGTGATCAAGCTCCTGCTCCAGGCGATGGAGACCTGCAACCAGCTCGCCCTGCGTTTCAGCCTCGTCGGCAATCCCGCGATCACCGCCGAGTGCGAGGATTTCGAGGACACCCGCAACTGGCACTTTTTCGACTCGCTGGAAGCCGCCCTCGCCTCCGTCACCGATACCACCTCCGCCGCTTCGCAACCCGTCAGCTCATGA
- a CDS encoding flagellar biosynthesis protein FliS yields the protein MFAPNYARIYRQQSVLTASPGQLVVMLYDGALRFMALARESFRLPENDVRRIEQIHTSLLRAQAILKELQATLNHEAGGEIAANLERLYDYYIRRLEEANRRKDEAPVIEVERLVGHLRDGWAEMLRTANPAGDTVGK from the coding sequence ATGTTCGCACCCAACTACGCCCGCATTTACCGGCAACAGTCCGTCCTCACCGCCAGCCCGGGCCAGCTCGTCGTCATGCTTTACGACGGCGCGCTGCGTTTCATGGCGCTCGCCCGCGAGAGTTTCCGTCTCCCCGAAAACGATGTGCGCCGGATCGAGCAGATCCACACCTCGCTCCTGCGTGCGCAGGCCATTCTCAAGGAGCTCCAGGCCACGCTCAATCACGAGGCCGGCGGTGAAATCGCCGCCAATCTCGAACGCCTCTACGACTACTATATCCGCCGCCTCGAGGAGGCCAACCGGCGCAAGGACGAAGCTCCCGTCATCGAGGTCGAGCGCCTCGTCGGCCATCTCCGCGACGGCTGGGCCGAGATGCTGCGCACTGCCAATCCCGCCGGCGACACCGTCGGGAAATGA